From Plectropomus leopardus isolate mb chromosome 17, YSFRI_Pleo_2.0, whole genome shotgun sequence, a single genomic window includes:
- the si:dkeyp-69e1.8 gene encoding GTPase IMAP family member 9 — MDTSARAELRLVVLGRTGAGKRSAVCTILGLQDHDQGTDDAEECSKHSGEAAGRKLVVVSSPAWFSSDCAPEDRKRHISSFIALSSPGPHAFLLCVPVNQPADGEEKALDVLTELFGASALSSNTIILFTHTEELEEDEQLEEYLISWRKDLLKLVERCGDRYHTLETRGGEPDEGKALEELLEKVEEAVRESGTQHFSCPLYQEAEGRVRERQEEILRQRRRQDQVTPSDSKPEEDITEEDMEEVRDEAERSVGDLDVDVDSSFPSAAVSPSSPSSSLLWGLWEKLTGWMKWLPRVVRREALLGALVGLFVGGPFGGIMGATVGSVATEVGRRKTQKTK; from the exons ATGGACACATCTGCACGCGCAG AGCTGAGGCTGGTGGTGCTGGGCCGGACAGGAGCAGGAAAAAGATCAGCAGTCTGCACCATCCTGGGCCTGCAAGACCACGACCAGGGCACAGATGACGCAGAGGAGTGCAGTAAACACAGCGGGGAGGCTGCAGGCAGGAAG TTGGTGGTCGTCTCCAGTCCGGCCTGGTTCAGCTCAGACTGCGCCCCCGAGGACAGGAAGAGACACATATCGTCCTTCATCGCCTTATCCAGCCCCGGACCTCACGCCTTCCTGCTGTGTGTCCCTGTGAACCAGCCGGCCGACGGCGAGGAAAAAGCGCTGGACGTCCTGACGGAGCTGTTCGGCGCCTCCGCCCTCAGCAGTAACACCATCATCCTCTTCACCCACAccgaggagctggaggaggacgAGCAGCTGGAGGAGTACCTCATCTCGTGGCGCAAGGACCTCCTGAAGCTGGTGGAGAGATGTGGCGACCGCTATCACACCCTGGAGACCCGCGGAGGAGAACCAGACGAGGGGAAGGCTttggaggagctgctggagaagGTGGAGGAGGCGGTGAGAGAGAGCGGGACGCAACACTTCAGCTGCCCTCTGTACCAGGAGGCGGAGGGGAGAGTCAGGGAGCGGCAGGAGGAGATCCTGAGACAGAGGAGACGACAGGACCAGGTGACTCCCTCGGACTCAAAACCAGAGGAGGACATCACAGAAGAAGACATGGAGGAGGTCCGGGATGAGGCAGAGAGGAGCGTCGGGGACTTGGACGTGGATGTGGATAGTAGTTtcccctctgctgctgtctcaccctcctccccctcttcctcgCTCCTCTGGGGCTTGTGGGAGAAGCTGACCGGCTGGATGAAGTGGCTGCCCAGAGTGGTGAGACGGGAGGCGCTGCTGGGAGCACTGGTCGGCCTGTTTGTCGGAGGGCCGTTTGGAGGTATTATGGGGGCCACTGTGGGATCAGTGGCGACCGAGGTGGGGAGGAGAAAAACGCAGAAAACCAAATAA
- the hmgxb4a gene encoding HMG domain-containing protein 4a: MAFEEIKTKGGMDLGMEGERGLVAGRSQREKRRSYKDLLREEEEIAAQVRKSSKKRPKDSELFMLGGDSHKKKKKHSDDYYYRDNDGSGPPPHKKRHKSADRSPPLSSPSSHPTDTAMGLLQAITSPLATGSDPSPHLHKKPSYPPFSSHSSKDRKRESSSGSSKGSHSFSHSRPVSSSSSSSKKHSSSSSSKSSLFHGGAPKEEPLTLREADGLKMKLIMSPEKEEGESFPFTPHSSKGGGKKEKDRDRMQLSKTPKKKLQQSRDPLPVVGKEVEVEGHYGGGMGDDSSSSGGELEAGELVIDDSYTHLSKKKKKSKKSKKKKDKEKDRDKDKSGKDKKHSKSFGDSSRDHSHSHPTVTHSAVGPMYAMGTPVPPHHHQGNDGVTEKKKKKDDKDRGKHKKDKDKPKKKSIMTAYQVFCKEYRVNINAEQPGLVFGELSKKLAEVWKGMPEKDKLVWRQKAQYLQHKLNKAEATTVKHKSAAEGKSKVVGAATGMVSPNRAPGTLSLSPARVPDVDPIDAAAHLQLLGESLSLIGHRLQETEGMVAVSGSLSVLLDSILCALGPLTCLTAQIPQLNGCPRNVLSNTLDNIAYIMPGL; encoded by the exons ATGGCTTTTGAGGAGATCAAGACTAAAGGAGGAATGG ATTTGGGGATGGAAGGAGAGCGGGGCCTTGTAGCTGGTCGCagccagagagagaagaggaggtcGTACAAGGATCTTTtaagggaggaagaggagatcGCTGCTCAGGTCCGAAAGTCTTCCAAAAAACGCCCCAAG GATTCAGAGCTGTTCATGCTTGGAGGGGACTcacacaaaaagaagaagaaacataGTGACGACTACTATTACCGGG ACAACGATGGTTCGGGTCCTCCTCCCCACAAGAAAAGGCACAAGTCTGCAGACCGCTCCCCTCCTCTCTCGTCCCCGTCGTCCCACCCCACAGACACAGCGATGGGCCTCCTGCAGGCTATCACCTCGCCACTGGCCACGGGTTCAGACCCCAGCCCGCACTTGCACAAGAAACCCTCCTACCCGCCGTTCTCCTCGCACTCCTCCAAGGACCGCAAACGTGagagcagcagcggcagcagcaaaGGAAGCCACTCCTTCTCTCACTCCCGCCCCGTGTCTTCATCGTCATCTTCCTCCAAGAAgcactcttcctcctcctcctcaaagTCGTCTCTGTTCCACGGCGGAGCTCCCAAAGAGGAGCCGCTGACATTACGCGAGGCTGACGGGCTGAAGATGAAGCTCATCATGTCGCCTGAGAAAGAGGAAGGCGAGAGCTTCCCGTTCACGCCCCACTCATCCAAAGGAGGCGGGAAGAAGGAGAAGGATCGAGACAGGATGCAGCTCTCAAAGACGCCCAAGAAGAAACTCCAGCAGAGTCGAGACCCGCTGCCCGTGGTGGGCAAAGAGGTGGAGGTGGAAG GTCATTACGGAGGTGGCATGGGAGACGACAGCTCTTCATCTGGCGGTGAGCTGGAGGCGGGCGAACTGGTTATAGATGATTCGTACACACACCtgtcaaaaaagaagaagaagagcaaaaaaagcaagaagaagaaagacaaagaaaaagacagagataaGGACAAAAGCGGGAAGGACAAGAAGCACAGCAAAAGTTTTGGAG ACTCATCGAGGGACCACAGTCACTCCCATCCCACTGTCACTCACAGCGCTGTCGGTCCAATGTACGCCATGGGCACGCCCGTCCCCCCACACCACCACCAAGGCAACGATGGagtgacagagaagaagaaaaagaaagacgaCAAAGATCGGGGAAAGCACAAGAAGGACAAAGATAAG CCCAAGAAGAAGTCGATCATGACAGCCTATCAGGTGTTTTGTAAAGAGTACAGGGTCAACATTAATGCAGAACAGCCGGGACTCG TCTTTGGTGAGCTAAGCAAAAAGTTGGCGGAGGTGTGGAAGGGGATGCCAGAAAAAGACAAGCTg GTTTGGAGGCAGAAGGCTCAATATCTGCAGCACAAACTGAACAAAGCTGAAGCCACAACAGTCAAACACAAGAGTGCCGCCGAGGGCAAAAGCAAAG TTGTAGGAGCGGCCACAGGGATGGTGTCACCGAACAGAGCGCCGGGCACTTTGTCCCTGTCCCCCGCTCGAGTCCCCGATGTCGATCCCATCGATGCAGCAGctcacctgcagctgctgggaGAGTCCCTGTCCCTGATTGGACATCGGCTACAGGAAACAGAG ggGATGGTGGCTGTATCCGGGAGTCTGTCTGTGCTTTTGGACTCTATCTTGTGTGCGCTGGGGCCGCTGACGTGTCTCACAGCACAGATACCACAGTTAAACGGATGTCCTCGAAACGTCCTG TCGAACACGTTGGACAACATCGCCTACATCATGCCTGGACTGTGA